One stretch of Streptomyces sp. A2-16 DNA includes these proteins:
- the mqnP gene encoding menaquinone biosynthesis prenyltransferase MqnP → MTTADGVVGPGPASQPTGKVKGFLRLVMIEHSVFALPFAYIAALTAMYEWDKNIHWGRLLLVTICMVGLRTFAMAVNRIIDREIDARNPRTAQRELVTGAMSVKHAWTGALVAVVVFLGSAALLNPLCLALAPVAVIPMVVYPYGKRFTNFPQAILGLAQAMGPVGGWLAITGEWSWDAVILGLAVGIWIGGFDLIYACQDVETDRKIGVMSVPARFGIPAAIWGARVCHFLTTSLLVWYAVATEAGGFFWVGLMIVAGAFVYEHSIVRPHDLSRLNRAFFSVNGFIGIALFVCALLDLLVRGLTV, encoded by the coding sequence ATGACCACCGCCGACGGGGTCGTGGGCCCGGGCCCGGCGTCGCAGCCGACCGGGAAGGTGAAGGGCTTCCTGCGCCTCGTGATGATCGAGCACTCGGTCTTCGCGCTGCCCTTCGCCTACATCGCCGCGCTGACCGCGATGTACGAGTGGGACAAGAACATCCACTGGGGGCGGCTGCTCCTGGTGACGATCTGCATGGTGGGACTGCGGACCTTCGCGATGGCGGTCAACCGGATCATCGACCGGGAGATCGACGCGCGGAACCCCCGGACGGCGCAGCGGGAGCTCGTCACCGGGGCGATGTCGGTGAAGCACGCCTGGACCGGGGCGCTGGTCGCCGTCGTGGTCTTCCTCGGCTCGGCGGCGCTGCTGAACCCGCTGTGCCTGGCGCTGGCTCCCGTCGCGGTGATCCCGATGGTGGTCTACCCGTACGGCAAGCGGTTCACGAACTTCCCGCAGGCCATCCTCGGCCTCGCCCAGGCCATGGGGCCGGTGGGCGGCTGGCTCGCGATCACCGGGGAGTGGTCCTGGGACGCGGTGATCCTCGGTCTCGCCGTCGGCATCTGGATCGGCGGGTTCGACCTGATCTACGCCTGCCAGGACGTGGAGACGGACCGGAAGATCGGCGTGATGTCGGTACCGGCTCGCTTCGGGATCCCGGCGGCGATTTGGGGGGCGCGGGTCTGTCACTTCCTGACCACGTCGCTCCTCGTCTGGTACGCCGTCGCCACCGAGGCCGGTGGGTTCTTCTGGGTGGGCCTGATGATCGTCGCGGGTGCGTTCGTGTACGAGCACTCGATCGTGCGGCCGCATGACCTGTCCCGGCTGAACCGGGCGTTCTTCAGCGTCAACGGGTTCATCGGCATTGCCCTGTTCGTGTGCGCCTTGCTGGATCTGCTGGTGCGGGGACTGACGGTCTGA
- a CDS encoding PLD nuclease N-terminal domain-containing protein, with protein MFRLLMYLIPLALTIYAFIDCLNTPEDEAKHLPKIAWVFIILLFWIVGPVAWLAAGKLRTPPANGRTPSEWHRNHRTEYVAPDDNPEFLNSLKAENKKDEALLKDWEADLRRREEELKRREAGEDPKDAS; from the coding sequence ATGTTCCGGCTGCTGATGTACCTGATCCCGCTGGCGCTGACGATCTACGCGTTCATCGACTGCCTCAACACCCCCGAGGACGAGGCGAAGCACCTCCCCAAGATCGCCTGGGTCTTCATCATCCTGCTGTTCTGGATCGTCGGCCCGGTCGCCTGGCTCGCCGCGGGCAAGCTGCGCACCCCGCCGGCGAACGGCCGCACCCCCTCCGAGTGGCACCGCAACCACCGCACGGAGTACGTCGCCCCCGACGACAACCCCGAGTTCCTGAACTCCCTCAAGGCCGAGAACAAAAAGGACGAGGCCCTGCTGAAGGACTGGGAGGCCGACCTGCGCCGCCGCGAGGAGGAGCTGAAGCGACGCGAGGCCGGCGAGGACCCCAAGGACGCCTCCTGA
- a CDS encoding rhomboid family intramembrane serine protease, which produces MVGKELEWSRGDRAKAAAKLMVGWVALLWLLEVVDVASGHALDSLGITPRTPSELVDVVPAAFIHFGFAHVAANSVPLLVMGFLAALGGLRRFAAVCALIIVADGLGVWLIAPAHTNTAGASGLIFGLFGYLVVSGFVERRPLGVLVGLLVGAVWGTSILMGLAPTQSGVSWQGHLLGLVAGVATAFVFKRRTPEPA; this is translated from the coding sequence ATGGTCGGCAAGGAACTCGAGTGGTCGCGCGGTGATCGTGCGAAGGCGGCGGCCAAGCTGATGGTGGGCTGGGTCGCCCTGCTGTGGCTGCTGGAAGTGGTGGACGTGGCGAGCGGCCACGCTCTCGACAGCCTCGGCATCACACCCCGCACCCCGTCCGAGCTGGTCGACGTCGTGCCGGCCGCGTTCATCCACTTCGGCTTCGCCCATGTCGCCGCGAACAGCGTCCCGCTGCTGGTCATGGGCTTCCTGGCGGCCCTGGGCGGCCTCCGCCGGTTCGCCGCCGTCTGCGCCCTGATCATCGTCGCCGACGGCCTGGGCGTCTGGCTCATCGCCCCGGCCCACACCAACACGGCGGGCGCGTCGGGCCTGATCTTCGGCCTGTTCGGCTACTTGGTGGTGAGCGGCTTCGTGGAGCGCCGCCCGCTGGGGGTGCTGGTGGGTCTGCTGGTCGGTGCCGTCTGGGGCACGTCGATACTCATGGGCCTGGCGCCCACGCAGTCGGGCGTCAGCTGGCAGGGGCACCTGCTGGGCCTGGTGGCGGGAGTGGCGACGGCGTTCGTGTTCAAGCGCCGGACGCCCGAACCCGCCTAG
- a CDS encoding menaquinone biosynthesis decarboxylase, translated as MAYDDLRSLLRALEREGDLKRIKAEVDPYLEVGEIVDRVQKAGGPALLFENVRGSAMPLAMNVFGTDRRLLKALGLKSYGEISEKIGGLLRPELPHGFVGVREAFGKLGAMTHVPPKKVKSGDAPVQEVVLTGDDVDLDQLPALFTWPQDGGSFFNLGLTHTKDPESGIRNLGLYRLQRHDKRTIGMHWQIHKDSRNHYQVAARRGERLPVAIAFGCPPAVTYASTAPLPGDIDEYLFAGFIAGKRIEMVDCKTVPLQVPAQAEVVIEGWLEPGEMLPEGPFGDHTGFYTPQEPFPALKIDCVTMRKRPLLQSIVVGRPPTEDGPLGRATERFFLPLLKIIVPDIVDYHLPEAGGFHNCAIVSIDKKYPKHAQKVMHAVWGAHMMSLTKLIVVVDADCDVHDLHEVAWRALGNTDYARDLSVVEGPVDHLDHASYQQFWGGKAGIDATKKWPEEGYTRDGGWPDMVLSDPETAAKVDRRWKEYGL; from the coding sequence ATGGCTTACGACGATCTTCGCTCCCTGCTCAGGGCACTGGAACGCGAGGGAGACCTCAAGCGGATCAAGGCCGAGGTCGACCCGTATCTCGAGGTCGGGGAGATCGTCGACCGGGTGCAGAAGGCGGGCGGTCCCGCGCTGCTCTTCGAGAACGTCCGCGGGTCCGCGATGCCGCTCGCCATGAACGTCTTCGGGACCGACCGGCGACTGCTCAAGGCCCTGGGCCTGAAGTCGTACGGCGAGATCTCCGAGAAGATCGGCGGGCTGCTGCGTCCCGAGCTGCCGCACGGCTTCGTGGGTGTGCGCGAGGCGTTCGGGAAGCTCGGCGCGATGACGCACGTGCCGCCGAAGAAGGTGAAGTCCGGGGACGCCCCCGTCCAGGAGGTCGTCCTCACCGGGGACGACGTCGATCTGGACCAGCTCCCGGCCCTGTTCACCTGGCCGCAGGACGGCGGGTCCTTCTTCAACCTGGGCCTGACCCACACCAAGGACCCGGAGTCCGGGATCCGCAACCTCGGTCTGTACCGCCTCCAGCGCCACGACAAGCGCACGATCGGCATGCACTGGCAGATCCACAAGGACAGCCGCAACCACTACCAGGTCGCCGCCCGGCGTGGTGAGCGCCTCCCGGTCGCGATCGCCTTCGGCTGCCCGCCCGCGGTCACCTACGCCTCCACGGCCCCGCTCCCCGGCGACATCGACGAGTACCTCTTCGCCGGGTTCATCGCGGGCAAGCGGATCGAGATGGTGGACTGCAAGACGGTCCCGCTCCAGGTCCCGGCGCAGGCCGAGGTGGTCATCGAGGGCTGGCTGGAGCCCGGGGAGATGCTGCCGGAGGGGCCCTTCGGGGACCACACCGGCTTCTACACCCCGCAGGAGCCGTTCCCGGCGCTGAAGATCGACTGCGTGACCATGCGGAAGCGGCCGCTGCTCCAGTCAATCGTCGTGGGCCGCCCCCCGACGGAGGACGGTCCGCTGGGCCGTGCGACGGAGCGCTTCTTCCTCCCCCTGCTGAAGATCATCGTCCCCGACATCGTGGACTACCACCTGCCCGAGGCGGGCGGCTTCCACAACTGCGCGATCGTCTCGATCGACAAGAAGTACCCGAAGCACGCGCAGAAGGTGATGCACGCGGTGTGGGGGGCACACATGATGTCGCTGACCAAACTGATCGTGGTCGTCGACGCCGACTGCGACGTCCACGATCTGCACGAGGTCGCCTGGCGGGCACTGGGCAACACGGACTACGCCCGTGACCTCTCGGTCGTCGAGGGACCGGTCGATCACCTCGACCATGCCTCCTACCAGCAGTTCTGGGGCGGCAAGGCGGGTATCGACGCGACGAAGAAGTGGCCCGAGGAGGGCTACACACGGGACGGCGGCTGGCCCGACATGGTGCTGTCCGACCCGGAGACGGCGGCGAAGGTCGACCGCCGGTGGAAGGAGTACGGACTGTGA
- a CDS encoding UbiX family flavin prenyltransferase yields the protein MNPVKPGETRRTPWIVGVSGASGTPYAASVLRALLAAGESVDLVVSRASRLTLLDETGISFRDAHWREDLREWLARGADGKPGTFEADIAAVRYWNAGDLAAGPSSGSYPSKGMLIVPASTACVAGVALGLSKDLLQRAASVTLKERRPLVVAVRETPLNGQTLRHLVALDDAGASVVPASPGFYAGATHIQDLVDFVAGRVLDAAGVGHGLYRRWQGELGGGTSGH from the coding sequence GTGAACCCAGTCAAGCCAGGAGAGACGCGGCGTACGCCTTGGATCGTAGGGGTGTCCGGCGCCTCCGGCACCCCGTATGCCGCGTCCGTGCTGCGCGCGCTGCTCGCCGCCGGCGAGAGCGTCGACCTGGTGGTCTCCCGCGCCTCGCGGCTCACCCTCCTGGACGAGACGGGGATCTCGTTCCGGGACGCGCACTGGCGCGAGGACCTGCGGGAATGGCTGGCCCGTGGAGCGGACGGCAAGCCCGGCACCTTCGAGGCGGACATCGCCGCCGTGCGGTACTGGAACGCCGGGGACCTGGCCGCGGGGCCGTCCTCGGGGTCGTATCCGAGCAAGGGGATGCTGATCGTCCCCGCCTCCACCGCCTGTGTCGCCGGTGTCGCCCTCGGGCTGTCCAAGGACCTGTTGCAGCGGGCCGCGAGCGTGACGCTGAAGGAGCGGCGGCCGCTGGTCGTGGCCGTGCGGGAGACCCCCCTGAACGGCCAGACCCTCCGGCACCTCGTCGCGCTCGACGATGCCGGCGCGAGCGTGGTCCCGGCCTCGCCGGGCTTCTACGCGGGCGCCACCCACATCCAGGACCTGGTGGACTTCGTCGCCGGACGGGTGCTGGACGCGGCGGGCGTGGGACACGGCCTGTACCGGCGCTGGCAGGGCGAACTGGGCGGCGGCACGTCGGGTCACTAG
- a CDS encoding cytosine permease has product MTTAPADSAGTLAPAYGDKVIAVEAAGSEPIPESERHGGPLQLLWTWASPNIEFATVFIGVIAVLFFGLSFWQATAAIVLGTALGAITQGVLSLDGPRFGVPQMVIGRLSFGHRGNILPAAANGLVAGVGWFAVNSVSAAFALNTLTGLRPLPSLLLVVAAEILIGFIGHNFVHVFEKYAFPALAVIFLLAGVWTFKDADLGGGGTGGGIGGFLLAFSAAWGYAAGWNPYASDYSRYLPRTANRARTVLYPALGLFLSVTVVAVIGAASATIVAPKDATPTAAFTGHLPGWLGDLVLIAIILGAVSANALNVYSGAISIASFGLNLPAWLSRSVLVVVSGVAGTAAAWASLSDAGAAYEAFLLVIAYWVAPWLGVVLVERWLRRSVPQERSAALLTDRTFTNLPGLAALLIGVAVSVPLFSNQEDYVGYVPEHWPSFGDITPVVGFAVSAVLYAALRRRSPVE; this is encoded by the coding sequence ATGACGACAGCTCCCGCCGACTCCGCCGGCACCCTCGCTCCCGCATACGGTGACAAGGTCATCGCCGTCGAGGCGGCGGGCTCGGAACCCATCCCCGAGTCCGAACGCCACGGCGGCCCGCTCCAGCTGCTGTGGACCTGGGCCTCCCCCAACATCGAGTTCGCCACGGTCTTCATCGGGGTGATCGCGGTCCTCTTCTTCGGCCTGAGCTTCTGGCAGGCCACGGCCGCGATCGTGCTCGGCACCGCCCTCGGCGCGATCACCCAGGGTGTCCTGTCCCTGGACGGGCCCCGGTTCGGGGTGCCGCAGATGGTGATCGGCCGCCTCTCCTTCGGGCACCGCGGCAACATCCTGCCCGCCGCGGCCAACGGCCTGGTGGCGGGTGTCGGCTGGTTCGCGGTGAACAGCGTCAGCGCGGCCTTCGCGCTCAACACGCTGACCGGGCTGCGGCCGCTGCCGTCCCTCCTCCTCGTGGTGGCCGCCGAGATCCTGATCGGCTTCATCGGCCACAACTTCGTCCACGTCTTCGAGAAGTACGCCTTCCCCGCCCTCGCGGTGATCTTCCTGCTGGCCGGGGTGTGGACCTTCAAGGACGCCGACCTCGGCGGGGGCGGCACGGGCGGCGGCATCGGCGGTTTCCTGCTCGCGTTCAGCGCGGCCTGGGGATACGCGGCGGGCTGGAACCCGTACGCCTCGGACTACTCGCGCTATCTCCCCCGTACGGCGAACAGGGCCAGGACGGTCCTGTACCCGGCGCTCGGCCTGTTCCTGTCGGTCACAGTGGTCGCGGTGATCGGCGCGGCCTCGGCGACCATCGTGGCCCCGAAGGACGCGACCCCGACGGCGGCCTTCACCGGCCACCTCCCCGGATGGCTGGGCGACCTGGTCCTGATCGCGATCATCCTGGGAGCGGTCTCGGCCAACGCCCTCAACGTGTACTCCGGCGCGATCTCCATCGCCTCCTTCGGCCTGAACCTGCCCGCCTGGCTGAGCCGGAGCGTGCTGGTCGTGGTGTCAGGGGTCGCGGGCACGGCGGCGGCGTGGGCCTCGCTCTCCGACGCGGGGGCGGCCTACGAGGCGTTCCTGCTGGTGATCGCGTACTGGGTGGCGCCCTGGCTGGGTGTCGTCCTGGTGGAGCGGTGGCTGCGGAGGAGCGTGCCTCAGGAGCGGTCGGCGGCCCTTCTGACCGACCGCACGTTCACCAACCTGCCGGGACTGGCAGCCCTGTTGATCGGCGTCGCGGTGTCCGTGCCGCTCTTCTCCAACCAGGAGGACTACGTGGGCTATGTGCCGGAGCACTGGCCGTCGTTCGGCGACATCACCCCCGTGGTCGGCTTCGCGGTGAGCGCGGTGCTGTACGCGGCGCTGCGCAGGCGGTCTCCGGTGGAGTGA
- a CDS encoding 2-oxoglutarate and iron-dependent oxygenase domain-containing protein produces the protein MSDTPQPRIPTIDLGPWLSGDPDARAAVARTLDEALQTAGFFLVTGHGVDPALRAGIREAARTFFRLPAETKRAYEAKVGGRGWLGPGAEANGYSEGTETPPDLKESLTFATHEPFEDPVVNAEWYAPNVWPAEVPELRTLCEEYLARMGELEKRLLSLLGTALGLEDDFFSRHMDHPTYGFNINWYPGTEVTGEPQPGQFRIGPHTDFGTVTILDRQAGKGGLQVFTDEGGWEDAPFDPAAFTINIGDLMARWTGDRWRSGRHRVLPPPADEPAEELMSLVYFGECTPGTTVESVPAPVGRVAYEPVDSHVYLRAKLDSITVG, from the coding sequence GTGAGTGACACCCCCCAGCCCCGTATTCCGACCATCGACCTCGGGCCCTGGCTCTCCGGGGACCCCGACGCCCGCGCCGCCGTCGCCCGCACGCTCGACGAGGCCCTGCAGACCGCGGGGTTCTTCCTGGTCACCGGGCACGGTGTCGACCCCGCCCTGCGCGCGGGCATCCGGGAGGCGGCGCGGACCTTCTTCCGGCTGCCCGCGGAGACGAAGCGGGCCTACGAGGCGAAGGTCGGCGGCCGCGGCTGGCTGGGACCCGGCGCCGAGGCCAACGGCTACTCGGAGGGCACCGAGACCCCGCCCGACCTGAAGGAGTCGCTGACCTTCGCCACCCACGAGCCCTTCGAGGACCCGGTCGTCAACGCCGAGTGGTACGCACCGAACGTCTGGCCCGCCGAGGTGCCGGAGCTCAGGACGCTGTGCGAGGAGTACCTGGCGCGGATGGGCGAGCTGGAGAAGCGGCTGCTCTCCCTGCTCGGTACGGCCCTGGGGCTCGAGGACGACTTCTTCTCCCGGCACATGGATCATCCGACGTACGGCTTCAACATCAACTGGTATCCGGGGACCGAGGTGACCGGCGAGCCGCAACCCGGCCAGTTCCGCATCGGCCCGCACACCGACTTCGGCACGGTCACGATCCTCGACCGGCAGGCCGGCAAGGGCGGGCTCCAGGTCTTCACGGACGAGGGCGGCTGGGAGGACGCCCCCTTCGACCCCGCGGCCTTCACCATCAACATCGGTGACCTGATGGCCCGTTGGACCGGTGACCGCTGGCGGTCCGGACGGCACCGGGTGCTGCCGCCGCCGGCGGACGAGCCCGCCGAGGAACTGATGTCCCTGGTCTACTTCGGCGAGTGCACGCCCGGCACGACCGTCGAGTCCGTCCCGGCACCGGTCGGGCGGGTGGCGTACGAACCCGTCGACTCCCACGTGTACCTGAGGGCCAAGCTGGACTCGATCACGGTCGGCTGA
- a CDS encoding Lrp/AsnC family transcriptional regulator, protein MDAVDRQLIQALRENGRASYAELGRLVGLSGPSVTDRINRLEAAGVITGYRATVDAASLGLGVTALIGISLSDAVDHEDVARRLRDLTEIEDCWFIAGDDSYMLKVRASDVDGLEKIIRRLSGTEGVSRTRTTIVLSTKWENRVGELPEEA, encoded by the coding sequence ATGGACGCGGTGGACAGGCAGCTCATCCAGGCCCTGAGGGAGAACGGCCGGGCCTCCTACGCGGAGCTGGGGCGCCTCGTCGGTCTGTCGGGACCCAGCGTCACCGACCGCATCAACCGGCTGGAGGCGGCCGGGGTCATCACCGGCTATCGCGCCACCGTCGACGCCGCCTCGCTCGGCCTCGGCGTCACCGCGCTGATCGGCATCTCGCTGTCCGACGCGGTCGACCACGAGGACGTGGCACGCCGGCTGCGGGACCTCACCGAGATCGAGGACTGCTGGTTCATCGCGGGCGACGACTCGTACATGCTGAAGGTCCGGGCCTCGGACGTCGACGGCCTGGAGAAGATCATCCGGCGGCTGTCCGGGACCGAGGGGGTCTCCCGGACCCGTACCACGATCGTGCTCTCCACGAAGTGGGAGAACCGGGTCGGAGAGCTGCCCGAAGAGGCGTAG